In a genomic window of Desulfovibrio litoralis DSM 11393:
- the queA gene encoding tRNA preQ1(34) S-adenosylmethionine ribosyltransferase-isomerase QueA — MAIDFRNERLKKIALDNSCVHTDGLEIDAEDFQLSSYDFNLPESLVAQTPDEKRDNSKLLVLDRKNNELIVSSFNELASFLPSESLIVTNNVKVAPLRLKGVTKSGGRLEFLLLTPLPLIDNSHATQGKFNARVEGLMRNIKKFKVGETYQFNEKLKFTILEKQEFGRCIVNLEWEAPLTERLNEQGSLPLPPYIKRELTKSDTERYQTIFAKDEKIGSAAAPTAGLHFTPALKAELLAKGHSWTELTLYVGYGTFSPVRSEDIREHLMHSEYFEINEKSAELINNQRANKKPVVAIGTTSTRTLEGVFAKRGKIEACTDTTNIFVYPGKKIEVVDHLITNFHLPKSSLLMLVSAFVGRKRLLSAYEKAIEERLRFFSYGDAMLIL; from the coding sequence ATGGCTATTGATTTTAGAAACGAGCGATTAAAAAAAATTGCACTTGATAACAGTTGTGTTCACACAGATGGTTTAGAAATTGATGCGGAAGATTTTCAACTTTCAAGCTATGATTTTAACCTGCCTGAATCTTTAGTTGCTCAAACGCCTGATGAGAAAAGAGACAATTCAAAACTTTTGGTTTTAGATCGAAAGAATAACGAGCTTATAGTTAGTTCGTTTAATGAACTAGCAAGTTTTTTGCCAAGTGAAAGTTTAATTGTTACCAATAATGTTAAAGTTGCACCTTTACGTTTAAAAGGCGTTACCAAAAGTGGCGGACGTTTGGAGTTTTTATTGCTCACGCCATTACCTTTAATAGATAATTCTCACGCAACACAAGGAAAATTTAATGCACGAGTTGAAGGTTTAATGCGTAACATTAAAAAATTTAAAGTTGGCGAAACCTATCAATTCAACGAAAAGCTTAAGTTTACTATTTTGGAAAAACAAGAATTCGGTCGTTGCATTGTAAACTTGGAATGGGAAGCTCCTTTAACAGAACGTTTAAACGAACAGGGTAGTTTGCCTCTTCCTCCTTATATTAAACGAGAGCTTACAAAAAGCGATACGGAACGTTATCAAACAATTTTTGCAAAAGATGAAAAAATAGGGTCAGCAGCAGCCCCAACCGCCGGGTTACATTTCACGCCTGCGTTAAAGGCTGAACTTTTAGCAAAGGGACATAGTTGGACAGAGCTTACTCTTTATGTTGGCTATGGAACTTTTAGCCCTGTGAGAAGTGAAGACATTAGAGAACATTTGATGCACTCGGAATATTTTGAAATCAATGAAAAAAGTGCAGAGTTAATTAATAATCAGCGAGCAAATAAAAAACCTGTTGTCGCTATAGGAACTACTTCGACGAGAACTCTTGAGGGTGTGTTTGCAAAGCGGGGAAAAATAGAAGCTTGTACTGATACGACAAATATCTTTGTTTATCCCGGAAAGAAAATAGAAGTTGTTGATCACCTGATTACAAATTTTCACCTCCCCAAGTCTTCTCTTTTAATGTTGGTGTCTGCCTTTGTCGGAAGAAAGCGTTTGCTCTCGGCTTATGAAAAAGCGATTGAAGAGCGGTTAAGATTTTTTTCGTATGGTGATGCTATGTTAATTTTATAA
- a CDS encoding ParA family protein — MTRIIAVANQKGGVGKTTTAINLAASLAVMEKKVLLIDSDPQANSTSGLGQDQEKINQHLYSVLLKSEDPHSAIISTSPFLWLLPASTDLVGAEIELVDKIGREYYLKEVVDQLAPSFEYIIIDCPPSLGLLTLNSLCAAKELLIPLQCEFFALEGIVKLLQTFDLVKKRLNPELNLLGVVLTMYDVRNRLSRQVKTDVRKCFPDHLFETVVPRNVRVSEAPSHGKSIIHYDIKSKGAESYLALAKEVILRRPKTK, encoded by the coding sequence ATGACTAGAATTATTGCCGTAGCAAATCAAAAGGGCGGAGTAGGAAAAACAACAACCGCAATTAACTTGGCTGCCTCTTTGGCTGTTATGGAAAAGAAAGTTTTATTGATTGATAGCGACCCACAGGCAAACAGCACTAGCGGGCTTGGACAAGATCAGGAAAAGATTAACCAACACCTTTACAGTGTTTTGTTGAAATCAGAAGATCCCCATTCTGCAATTATAAGCACCTCTCCTTTTCTCTGGCTTTTGCCGGCTTCTACCGATTTAGTCGGGGCGGAAATTGAACTTGTGGATAAAATAGGGCGAGAATATTATCTTAAAGAAGTGGTTGATCAACTCGCTCCAAGTTTTGAATATATTATTATTGATTGTCCTCCGTCTTTGGGCTTGTTGACTTTAAACTCTCTTTGTGCGGCGAAAGAGCTGTTAATTCCTTTGCAATGCGAATTTTTTGCTCTCGAAGGGATTGTTAAGCTTTTACAAACTTTTGATCTTGTAAAAAAACGTTTAAACCCTGAGTTAAACTTGCTTGGCGTTGTTTTAACCATGTATGATGTGAGAAATCGCCTTTCAAGACAGGTAAAAACAGATGTTAGAAAGTGTTTTCCCGATCATTTGTTTGAGACGGTTGTTCCTCGAAACGTTAGAGTTTCCGAAGCTCCAAGTCATGGTAAAAGTATTATTCATTACGATATTAAATCAAAAGGGGCAGAGTCATATCTGGCTTTGGCAAAAGAAGTTATTTTACGCCGCCCAAAAACCAAGTAA
- the truA gene encoding tRNA pseudouridine(38-40) synthase TruA: MHRIKLTISYNGAGFYGWQLQATTEHSKQKHKKQRSVQGELEAVVSKLVDKKIRLHGAGRTDAGVHAEGQVAHFDDDSKTQSFDWKTTLNRLLPQDIRIVEATLVSSEFHSRFDAVAKSYFYNLWLDQTYTPPFLAPFVWTTGTLNLSAMQEAATYLLGQHDFSCFQNQGSNVSDSTRTLYLVEPNNICTSLSELELATISDKDLCSAKLQSWHFKGDGFLKQMVRNIMGLLWAVGKEKISPLEVVDILNSKDRKQSAKTAPAHALFLHKVYY; this comes from the coding sequence ATGCACAGGATAAAACTCACAATCTCTTATAACGGAGCGGGCTTTTACGGTTGGCAACTACAGGCAACAACGGAACATTCAAAGCAAAAGCACAAAAAACAACGCAGTGTACAAGGCGAGTTAGAGGCTGTAGTCTCAAAGCTTGTTGATAAAAAAATTAGGCTACATGGAGCGGGACGCACAGATGCCGGAGTTCATGCAGAGGGTCAAGTTGCACATTTTGACGATGATTCAAAGACGCAAAGTTTTGACTGGAAAACAACGCTCAACCGCCTTTTGCCCCAAGATATAAGAATAGTCGAGGCTACGCTTGTTTCGAGCGAGTTTCATTCTCGTTTTGATGCCGTTGCCAAGAGTTATTTTTATAATCTTTGGCTTGACCAAACGTATACTCCGCCTTTTTTAGCTCCTTTTGTTTGGACAACCGGAACTTTAAACTTAAGTGCTATGCAAGAAGCCGCCACTTATCTTTTGGGGCAACACGACTTTTCTTGCTTTCAAAATCAAGGCAGTAACGTTTCGGACTCTACTCGCACTTTATATCTGGTTGAACCTAACAATATTTGTACAAGTCTTTCTGAGCTTGAGCTTGCGACTATAAGTGATAAAGACCTTTGCAGCGCCAAGCTTCAATCTTGGCATTTTAAAGGCGATGGTTTTTTAAAGCAAATGGTGCGTAATATTATGGGGTTATTGTGGGCGGTTGGTAAAGAAAAAATCAGCCCCTTAGAAGTTGTAGATATTTTAAATTCTAAAGATCGCAAGCAATCAGCGAAAACAGCTCCTGCCCACGCTTTGTTTTTACATAAAGTGTATTATTAA
- the mqnE gene encoding aminofutalosine synthase MqnE, whose product MLWSKQYAEFGLSDIYEKVQNGERLSYEDGMRLFECKNPLAVGALAFSMRLRLHGKNTYFVRNRHINYSNICLINCLFCAFRRKENEEGAFTQTHETILEKVCADDGIPFAEVHVVGGCHPTLRLSWFEELFKKILIARPKAVIKAFTAMEIAYFAKQEKCSVLEVLERLKLSGLSMLTGGGAEIFEPVLRKYLCPNKISADEYLSIHGTAHSLGLKSNCSMLFGHIENFAQRVDHLCRLREQQDKSGGFVCFIPLPYLPQNNELSGEYQEKLAKIFDNAQFKNNSDVHMGLERLRTIAIARLMLDNIPHIKAYWVMLGVKTAQAALAFGADDLDGTIVEEHIGHMAGANSSQALTRTELEQMIKDSGLTPVSRDPLFRKTAQ is encoded by the coding sequence ATGTTGTGGTCTAAACAATACGCTGAATTTGGTTTAAGCGATATATATGAGAAAGTACAAAATGGCGAACGTTTAAGTTATGAAGACGGTATGCGTCTGTTTGAATGCAAAAACCCTTTAGCCGTTGGGGCGTTGGCTTTTTCAATGCGTTTGCGGTTGCATGGTAAAAATACATATTTCGTGCGGAATCGCCACATTAATTATAGCAATATTTGTTTAATTAACTGTTTGTTTTGTGCTTTTAGGCGAAAAGAAAACGAAGAGGGGGCTTTTACCCAAACGCATGAAACTATTTTAGAAAAAGTTTGTGCTGATGATGGAATCCCTTTTGCAGAAGTGCATGTCGTCGGTGGTTGTCATCCGACTTTGCGTTTAAGTTGGTTTGAAGAATTATTTAAAAAAATTCTTATCGCTCGTCCCAAAGCTGTTATAAAAGCCTTTACAGCTATGGAAATAGCCTATTTTGCCAAACAAGAAAAATGCTCTGTGCTTGAAGTTTTAGAACGTTTAAAGCTTTCTGGTTTAAGCATGTTAACGGGTGGCGGGGCTGAAATTTTTGAACCTGTCTTGCGTAAATATCTTTGTCCTAATAAAATCAGTGCCGATGAATATTTAAGCATTCATGGAACGGCTCATAGTCTTGGCTTAAAGTCAAATTGCAGTATGCTTTTTGGGCATATAGAAAACTTTGCACAACGTGTTGACCACCTTTGTCGTCTAAGAGAACAGCAAGATAAAAGCGGTGGCTTTGTTTGTTTTATTCCCCTACCTTATTTGCCTCAAAATAATGAATTGAGCGGCGAATATCAGGAAAAACTGGCAAAAATCTTTGATAATGCACAATTTAAAAATAATAGCGATGTGCATATGGGTTTAGAGCGTCTGCGTACTATCGCTATTGCGCGTTTAATGCTTGATAATATTCCACATATTAAAGCTTATTGGGTTATGCTCGGGGTTAAAACGGCTCAAGCGGCTTTGGCGTTTGGGGCTGATGACCTTGATGGAACAATAGTCGAAGAACATATCGGGCATATGGCAGGGGCAAATTCAAGCCAAGCTTTAACTCGCACAGAACTTGAGCAAATGATTAAAGATTCAGGTTTAACGCCTGTTTCTCGTGATCCGCTTTTTCGTAAAACAGCACAATAA
- the recA gene encoding recombinase RecA, translated as MAKKPTLTPAEQRLEALNTALSTIERKHGQGSVMRLTDNTKVNIPVIPTGSISIDLALGVGGIPRGRISEIFGPESSGKTTLTLHIIAECQKAGGTAAFIDAEHALDVTYARRLGVQFDKLLVSQPDYGEQALDIADTLVRSNAVDLVVVDSVAALIPQAELEGQMGESQVGGHARLMSHAMRKLTGTIHKSRTAVIFINQIRMKIGMTGYGSPETTTGGNALKFYSSVRLDIRKIQTLKEKEEAIGNRTRVKVVKNKVAPPFRLAEFDIIYGTGISRTGELIDLGEKAKVIEKSGSWYAFGKEKLGQGKEKVRALLEEDDTLRAAIEAEVIKHLGMNPEVFLEEGIPDLDEDGVDPIADADTPDED; from the coding sequence ATGGCAAAAAAACCTACTCTCACCCCGGCAGAACAAAGGCTAGAAGCTCTAAATACTGCTCTTAGCACAATAGAACGCAAACACGGACAAGGTTCCGTTATGCGTTTAACAGATAATACTAAAGTAAATATCCCGGTTATCCCGACGGGCTCAATTTCTATTGACCTTGCTTTGGGCGTTGGCGGTATTCCTCGTGGGCGTATTAGCGAAATATTCGGACCTGAGTCATCTGGTAAAACCACCTTAACGTTGCATATCATTGCTGAGTGTCAAAAAGCCGGTGGAACTGCCGCTTTTATTGATGCGGAACATGCCCTTGATGTAACTTATGCAAGGCGTTTGGGTGTTCAGTTTGATAAATTGCTTGTATCTCAGCCAGATTATGGCGAACAGGCTTTAGATATTGCAGATACTTTAGTGCGTTCTAACGCTGTTGACCTTGTTGTTGTCGACTCCGTAGCGGCTTTAATTCCTCAAGCAGAATTAGAGGGACAAATGGGCGAAAGCCAAGTTGGCGGACACGCTCGCTTAATGTCTCACGCTATGCGTAAATTAACCGGAACAATCCATAAATCTCGTACTGCGGTAATTTTTATTAACCAAATACGTATGAAAATTGGTATGACCGGTTACGGTAGCCCAGAAACCACAACAGGTGGTAACGCTCTTAAATTCTATTCTTCCGTTCGTTTAGATATTCGTAAAATTCAAACTCTAAAAGAAAAAGAAGAAGCAATCGGTAACCGTACCAGAGTAAAAGTTGTTAAAAACAAGGTTGCTCCACCTTTCCGTTTAGCTGAATTTGATATTATTTATGGAACAGGTATCTCACGCACAGGTGAACTTATTGACCTTGGCGAAAAAGCTAAGGTTATTGAAAAAAGCGGTTCATGGTATGCGTTTGGCAAGGAAAAACTCGGACAAGGTAAAGAAAAAGTCAGAGCCTTACTCGAAGAAGATGATACTTTACGCGCGGCAATAGAAGCAGAAGTTATTAAACACCTTGGAATGAACCCTGAAGTTTTCTTAGAAGAAGGGATACCAGACCTTGATGAAGATGGTGTTGACCCAATCGCAGATGCTGATACCCCTGACGAAGATTAA